A window of Rufibacter sp. LB8 contains these coding sequences:
- the rpoN gene encoding RNA polymerase factor sigma-54, whose protein sequence is MQRLDLKQLLGQKLSPQQIQFIKLLQVPTAELEARIKEELEMNPALEEGDVADEPAQDNEESSDSDEDFDNTEPDDFAEEEARRDDDDVNIDDYLNDDEIAGYKMQGDGPGEEEDREMPIAFMGSLTDSLMEQLDFLNLDEKQHAIGVQLIGSIDEEGYIRRDMQAISNDLAFSQNIDASVEEIEDVLRRIQAFDPPGIAARDLQECLLLQLERRDPDEITEVAEQIIHDTFDEFTKKHYPRIQQKLELEDYELKSAIDLILKLNPKPGGSGGAGRVQYVIPDFIITNEEGQLQLSLNARNAPDLRISRSYADMFDAYDKSAKTDKKLKETVTFVKQKLDAAKWFIDAIKQRQNTLLRTMEALMKRQYDYFLDGDESKLKPMILKDIAEDIGMDISTVSRVANSKSVQTEFGIIPLKFFFSEGIATDAGEDASSREVKAILKDIIEKENKRKPLSDDKIEKMLNDKGYNIARRTVAKYREQLNLPVARLRKEL, encoded by the coding sequence ATGCAAAGACTCGACCTAAAACAACTACTTGGCCAGAAACTGTCGCCGCAGCAGATACAGTTCATAAAACTGCTGCAGGTGCCCACCGCCGAACTGGAGGCGCGTATCAAAGAAGAGCTGGAGATGAACCCGGCTCTGGAAGAAGGGGACGTGGCCGACGAGCCCGCCCAAGACAATGAAGAATCGAGCGACTCTGACGAAGATTTCGACAACACCGAACCCGATGATTTTGCCGAGGAAGAAGCGCGCCGCGACGATGATGACGTGAACATTGACGACTATCTCAATGATGACGAGATAGCCGGTTACAAAATGCAGGGCGATGGCCCCGGCGAGGAAGAAGACCGTGAAATGCCTATCGCGTTTATGGGTTCGCTCACCGACTCGTTGATGGAGCAGTTGGATTTCCTGAACTTAGACGAAAAACAGCATGCCATTGGCGTACAGCTGATTGGCAGCATTGACGAGGAAGGCTACATACGCCGCGACATGCAGGCCATTTCCAATGATTTGGCTTTCTCGCAGAACATAGACGCCAGCGTAGAGGAGATTGAAGACGTGCTCCGAAGAATTCAGGCCTTTGACCCGCCCGGCATCGCCGCCCGTGACCTGCAAGAATGCCTTTTGCTGCAACTGGAACGCCGCGACCCCGACGAAATCACCGAGGTAGCAGAGCAGATTATCCATGACACTTTTGACGAGTTCACCAAGAAACACTACCCCCGCATTCAGCAGAAACTGGAGTTGGAAGATTACGAATTGAAGTCGGCGATTGACTTGATTCTGAAACTAAACCCAAAACCCGGCGGAAGCGGCGGCGCGGGGCGCGTGCAGTACGTGATTCCGGACTTCATCATCACCAACGAGGAAGGCCAACTGCAACTTTCTCTCAACGCCCGCAACGCGCCAGATTTGCGTATCTCCCGGTCGTACGCAGATATGTTTGATGCCTATGACAAAAGCGCCAAAACAGACAAAAAGCTGAAGGAAACCGTGACCTTTGTAAAGCAGAAACTGGACGCGGCCAAGTGGTTTATAGACGCCATCAAACAGCGCCAGAACACCTTGCTCCGCACCATGGAAGCCTTGATGAAACGTCAGTATGATTACTTTCTGGACGGCGATGAAAGCAAGCTCAAACCCATGATTCTGAAAGACATTGCGGAAGACATCGGTATGGACATTTCCACCGTGAGCCGCGTGGCCAACAGCAAAAGCGTGCAGACTGAGTTCGGGATAATTCCGTTGAAATTCTTCTTTTCAGAGGGCATTGCCACCGACGCCGGCGAAGACGCCAGTAGCCGTGAGGTGAAAGCTATTCTCAAAGACATCATTGAAAAAGAGAACAAGCGCAAGCCGCTCTCAGATGACAAAATTGAGAAGATGCTCAATGACAAAGGCTACAACATTGCCCGCCGCACCGTGGCCAAATACCGCGAGCAATTGAACCTGCCCGTAGCCCGCCTGCGTAAAGAACTCTAA
- the asnS gene encoding asparagine--tRNA ligase, which yields MKRTKVNALLQTPGQGQEVLVKGWVRTKRGNKYVTFIAVNDGSTINNIQVVADMNVFSEEALKDVTTGASVSILGTLVESQGKGQTVEIQAKTVEVLGLADPETYPLQKKGHSLEFLREIAHLRPRTNTFGAVLRVRHAMAFAVHNYFNEKGFFYVHTPVITASDAEGAGEMFRVTTLDPVNPPKTETGEVDFSQDFFGRSSNLTVSGQLEGEVLAMALSEVYTFGPTFRAENSNTSRHLAEFWMIEPEMAFYELEDNMDLAEDFLKYLVRYALDHCAEDLAFLNEMYDKELLARLQFVVDNDFQRLTYTEAVEILKTAKQKFEYKVDWGTDLQSEHERYLVEKHFKKPVILTNYPKDIKSFYMKLDEDGKTVRAMDVLFPGIGEIIGGSQREESYEKLVARMQEMGVPEKELWWFLDTRRFGTVPHSGFGLGFERLLLFVTGMGNIRDVIPFPRFPKSAEF from the coding sequence ATGAAACGAACCAAAGTAAACGCATTGCTCCAGACGCCCGGCCAAGGGCAAGAGGTGTTGGTAAAAGGTTGGGTGCGCACCAAGCGCGGCAACAAATACGTGACCTTCATTGCCGTGAACGACGGCTCTACCATCAATAACATTCAGGTAGTGGCCGACATGAACGTGTTCTCTGAGGAGGCATTGAAGGACGTGACCACCGGCGCAAGTGTTTCTATTTTGGGTACCTTGGTAGAAAGCCAGGGCAAAGGCCAGACGGTAGAGATTCAGGCCAAAACCGTAGAAGTGTTAGGCCTGGCAGACCCAGAAACCTATCCGCTGCAGAAGAAAGGCCACTCGCTGGAGTTCCTGCGCGAGATTGCCCACCTTCGCCCGCGCACCAACACGTTTGGCGCGGTCTTGCGCGTTCGGCACGCCATGGCGTTTGCCGTGCACAACTATTTCAATGAGAAAGGCTTTTTCTATGTGCACACGCCGGTAATTACTGCCTCAGACGCTGAAGGTGCAGGCGAGATGTTCCGGGTAACTACCTTAGACCCCGTGAATCCTCCCAAAACGGAGACCGGCGAAGTAGATTTCTCCCAGGATTTCTTCGGGCGTTCTTCTAACCTAACCGTTTCCGGGCAGCTGGAAGGCGAAGTGTTGGCCATGGCTTTGTCTGAAGTTTACACCTTCGGGCCTACGTTCAGGGCAGAGAACTCCAACACCAGCCGTCACTTAGCCGAGTTCTGGATGATTGAGCCCGAAATGGCGTTCTATGAACTGGAAGACAACATGGACCTGGCGGAGGACTTCCTGAAGTACCTGGTGCGCTACGCCTTGGACCATTGCGCTGAAGACCTGGCTTTCCTGAACGAGATGTACGACAAGGAACTCCTAGCCCGCCTGCAGTTTGTGGTGGACAATGACTTCCAGCGCCTTACCTACACAGAGGCCGTGGAAATTCTGAAAACCGCCAAGCAGAAGTTTGAATACAAAGTAGACTGGGGCACAGACTTGCAAAGCGAGCACGAGCGCTACTTGGTAGAGAAGCACTTCAAGAAACCGGTCATTCTCACCAACTATCCCAAAGACATCAAGAGTTTCTACATGAAGCTGGACGAAGACGGCAAAACCGTGCGCGCCATGGATGTGCTGTTCCCCGGCATTGGCGAAATAATTGGCGGAAGCCAGCGCGAGGAAAGCTACGAGAAACTGGTGGCCCGCATGCAAGAAATGGGCGTTCCCGAGAAAGAACTGTGGTGGTTCTTAGACACCCGCAGGTTTGGCACGGTGCCGCACAGCGGCTTCGGGTTGGGCTTTGAGCGTCTGCTGTTGTTTGTGACCGGCATGGGCAACATTAGAGATGTGATTCCTTTCCCCCGCTTTCCCAAAAGTGCTGAGTTTTAA